One window of Oncorhynchus kisutch isolate 150728-3 linkage group LG25, Okis_V2, whole genome shotgun sequence genomic DNA carries:
- the LOC109889455 gene encoding ribonuclease T2-like, with translation MKSLALVVLLCLGCGLMSSSFVLASPHMWSKLILTQHWPSTFCSMEHCDPKFDYWTLHGLWPDKGQECNSSWHFNVTLIQDLLPDMQKWWPDLITPASSEFWQYEWQKHGTCAAKAESLNSQHKYFGKVLELYHTLDLDGVMKKFNIVPSETYYTFDHIEGIILNFYSVKPKIQCIHPKGGKVQILGQIEICFNSDFQLTNCEHSETDTLRLIDFLNVKGTEFSVCDHATPVYYPPLKGKPSM, from the exons ATGAAATCTTTGGCGCTTGTTGTCCTCCTGTGCCTTGGCTGCGGTCTGATGTCTTCCTCATTCGTACTTGCGTCACC gcatATGTGGAGTAAATTGATCCTGACTCAACACTGGCCAAGCACATTTTGCAGT ATGGAACACTGTGATCCCAAATTTGACTACTGGACTTTGCATGGACTGTG GCCAGATAAAGGCCAGGAATGCAATTCATCTTGGCACTTCAATGTAACTCTAATCCAG GACCTACTTCCAGATATGCAGAAGTGGTGGCCGGATCTTATAACTCCAGCATCCTCTGAATTCTG GCAATATGAATGGCAAAAACATGGAACGTGTGCTGCAAAAGCAGAGTCCCTAAACAGTCAACACAAATACTTTGGCAAAGTCCTGGAGCTGTATCACACCTTAGACCTTGACGG AGTGATGAAGAAATTTAACATTGTGCCCTCGGAGACGTACTACACT TTTGACCACATCGAAGGAATCATTCTCAACTTCTACAGTGTGAAACCAAAGATTCAGTGTATTCATCCAAAG GGTGGGAAGGTGCAAATCTTGGGCCAGATCGAGATCTGCTTCAACTCAGACTTCCAACTTACCAACTGTGAGCATTCTGAGACAGACACTCTGAGACTAATTGACTTCCTCAATGTTAAAGGTACAGAGTTTAGTGTATGTGACCATGCCACACCTGTCTACTACCCTCCCCTTAAGGGGAAGCCATCAATGTAG